The Desulfurellaceae bacterium genome has a window encoding:
- a CDS encoding ATP-binding protein, with the protein MIGRLSCSIKCWHGSRKTGDGTDFQPIAQASAGQRAAAMLAFLLAHGDEPLVLDQPEDDLDNHLIYDLVVRQIRENKLRRQIIVVTHNPNVVVNGDAEMLHVLDFRGGQCTVVRSGSLQEEAIREEVCRVMEGGREAFERRYRRLGPEPVHV; encoded by the coding sequence TTGATCGGACGCCTGAGTTGCTCGATAAAGTGCTGGCATGGTTCCCGGAAGACAGGCGACGGCACGGATTTTCAACCTATTGCCCAGGCATCCGCCGGGCAGCGAGCAGCAGCAATGCTGGCCTTCTTGCTCGCGCATGGCGACGAGCCGCTGGTGCTGGACCAGCCGGAAGACGACCTGGACAATCACCTGATCTACGACCTTGTCGTAAGGCAAATTCGGGAAAACAAACTCCGACGGCAGATTATCGTTGTAACCCATAACCCGAACGTGGTGGTGAACGGCGATGCAGAGATGTTACACGTTCTCGACTTTCGGGGTGGGCAATGCACTGTAGTGCGGTCAGGCTCTCTGCAGGAGGAAGCCATACGGGAAGAAGTCTGCCGGGTGATGGAAGGCGGACGCGAGGCGTTTGAACGCCGCTATC
- a CDS encoding DUF1329 domain-containing protein, whose amino-acid sequence MASIDFATDTPRDATIPYLPAEAYPFEAPYTAEEMGFRSMEFPHMPRWNCVQIEDGGVLTPSGYLSNLKVIVLVHYREPAGLLGHLTAPPGELFSRWLTQDLMPPENHGNQLLFISYRTDKEQRKKADLFGYSPTLRRVRRFPQPLREERMIGWPLTYDDSVGRDAWEFNWRLLGTDVLHETIRFPVTRQTITLASPGGVFTDVAAKDLKLMGEDYAHYNPDGSVSTYVVEARPKADWLPDYYAGRVIYWLDQHLFYPLRTEVHSPDGELLFIDERVATIMNPDLGDRGYHNLIAVWWDVREDFYGYSVHDAMSVKTWSQKDLDVFFSPDFMRRGWFPEPLKTQAAISSPDEFFLRPYLYRDKFPEARSFQLPASLEARIRAQNAAGRIVFGEDGELAQAAVPVD is encoded by the coding sequence TTGGCGTCCATTGATTTTGCGACCGACACCCCCCGGGACGCGACCATTCCGTATCTGCCGGCCGAAGCTTATCCGTTTGAGGCACCCTACACGGCCGAGGAAATGGGTTTCCGCTCCATGGAATTTCCGCATATGCCGCGCTGGAACTGTGTCCAGATTGAAGACGGCGGGGTGCTGACGCCCAGCGGCTATCTGTCCAATCTCAAGGTCATCGTGCTGGTTCACTACCGGGAGCCGGCAGGCCTGCTCGGCCATCTGACCGCCCCGCCCGGCGAACTGTTCTCCCGCTGGCTCACCCAGGATCTGATGCCGCCGGAGAATCACGGCAACCAGCTGCTGTTCATCAGCTACCGGACCGATAAGGAGCAACGCAAAAAGGCCGACCTGTTCGGCTATTCTCCGACCCTGCGCCGCGTCCGGCGTTTCCCCCAACCCCTGCGCGAGGAAAGAATGATCGGCTGGCCGCTGACCTATGACGACTCGGTCGGACGCGACGCCTGGGAGTTCAACTGGCGCTTGCTGGGCACCGATGTCCTGCACGAAACCATACGCTTTCCGGTCACCCGCCAGACCATCACCCTGGCGTCCCCGGGCGGCGTGTTTACCGATGTGGCGGCCAAAGATCTCAAGCTCATGGGCGAGGACTACGCCCACTACAACCCTGACGGCAGTGTCTCGACCTATGTGGTCGAAGCCCGGCCCAAGGCCGACTGGCTGCCCGACTATTACGCCGGCAGGGTCATCTATTGGCTGGACCAGCACCTGTTCTATCCCCTGCGTACCGAGGTCCACAGCCCCGACGGTGAGCTGCTGTTCATTGACGAGCGGGTCGCCACGATCATGAATCCAGACCTGGGCGACCGGGGCTATCACAACCTGATCGCCGTGTGGTGGGACGTTCGAGAGGATTTCTACGGCTACAGCGTCCATGACGCGATGAGCGTCAAAACCTGGTCTCAAAAAGACCTGGACGTGTTCTTCAGTCCCGACTTCATGCGTCGTGGCTGGTTCCCCGAACCGCTCAAGACCCAGGCCGCGATCAGTTCACCCGATGAGTTTTTTCTGCGCCCGTATCTGTACCGGGACAAGTTTCCCGAGGCGCGCAGCTTCCAGCTGCCGGCTAGCCTGGAAGCCCGCATCCGGGCCCAGAATGCGGCCGGGCGAATTGTGTTCGGAGAAGATGGGGAGCTTGCCCAGGCAGCCGTCCCGGTGGATTGA
- a CDS encoding O-acetyl-ADP-ribose deacetylase — translation MGEQTFLSGRVRVLVGDITQQRVDAIVNAANASLLGGGGVDGAIHRAGGPDILAACQEIRRVSYPDGLPTGQAVITSGGRLAARFVIHTVGPVKSAEGERAAGLLAACYRNALALAVEHGLSSIAFPAISTGVYGYPREEAAGVASHAIADFLADDTSLSEVRLVFFAEQDAAIFVRHQAF, via the coding sequence ATGGGCGAACAGACGTTTTTAAGCGGTCGGGTTCGGGTGCTGGTCGGCGATATTACCCAACAGCGGGTTGATGCGATTGTGAACGCCGCCAATGCCAGCCTGCTGGGCGGAGGTGGGGTGGACGGCGCCATCCATCGGGCCGGTGGTCCCGACATTCTGGCCGCCTGCCAGGAGATTCGACGGGTGTCCTACCCCGACGGCCTGCCGACCGGACAGGCCGTCATTACCTCTGGTGGCCGTCTGGCGGCGCGCTTTGTGATTCATACGGTCGGGCCGGTCAAGAGCGCCGAGGGCGAGCGGGCGGCCGGCCTGCTGGCGGCGTGTTATCGCAACGCGCTGGCCCTGGCCGTCGAACACGGCCTCAGCTCCATCGCCTTTCCCGCCATCTCAACCGGCGTGTACGGCTATCCGCGTGAGGAAGCCGCAGGGGTGGCCTCGCACGCCATTGCCGACTTTCTGGCCGATGACACGTCTCTCAGCGAGGTCCGGCTGGTGTTTTTCGCCGAGCAGGACGCGGCGATTTTTGTCCGTCACCAGGCCTTTTAG
- a CDS encoding VOC family protein: MLRPKKVGHVVLKARDLDCLEEFYTQVLGFEVVTRLTRPKGVFFSLGEQHHDLAVLEVPPEATPVHDAQVGLHHVALQVEDFGTLKAFYHALKQRRAEITGTIDHGITKSVYFRDPEGNQFELYCDEGEDGLERLRRGEADAFTPLNLDA; the protein is encoded by the coding sequence ATGCTGCGTCCCAAAAAAGTCGGCCATGTGGTCTTAAAAGCGCGCGATCTGGACTGTCTCGAAGAGTTCTATACCCAGGTGTTGGGCTTCGAGGTCGTCACCCGCCTCACCCGTCCCAAGGGGGTGTTCTTCAGCCTGGGCGAGCAGCACCACGATCTGGCGGTGTTGGAAGTCCCGCCTGAGGCGACACCGGTGCACGACGCCCAGGTCGGCCTCCACCACGTCGCCCTGCAGGTCGAAGACTTCGGCACGCTCAAAGCCTTTTATCACGCCCTCAAGCAGCGCCGGGCCGAGATCACCGGCACCATCGACCACGGCATCACCAAGAGTGTGTATTTTCGGGATCCCGAGGGCAACCAGTTCGAGCTGTACTGTGACGAGGGCGAGGACGGGTTGGAACGCCTCAGACGGGGCGAAGCCGACGCCTTTACTCCGCTGAACCTCGACGCCTAA